The following proteins are co-located in the Rattus norvegicus strain BN/NHsdMcwi chromosome 19, GRCr8, whole genome shotgun sequence genome:
- the Smpd3 gene encoding sphingomyelin phosphodiesterase 3 isoform X1 has translation MVLYTTPFPNSCLSALHAVSWALIFPCYWLVDRLVASFIPTTYEKRQRADDPCYLQLFCTVLFTPVYLALLVAALPFAFLGFIFWSPLQSARRPYSYSRLEDKSPAGGAALLSEWKGTGAGKSFCFATANVCLLPDSLARLNNVFNTQARAKEIGQRIRNGAARPQIKIYIDSPTNTSISAASFSSLVSPQGSDGARAVPGSIKRTASVEYKGDGGRHPSDEAANGPASGEQADGSLEDSCIVRIGGEEGGRAQEADDPAPGSQARNGAGGTPKGQMPNHNQRDGDSGSLGSPSASRESLVKARAGQDSGGSGEPGSNSKLLYKTSVVKKAAARRRRHPDEAFDHEVSAFFPANLDFLCLQEVFDKRAAAKLKEQLHGYFEYILYDVGVYGCHGCCNFKCLNSGLFFASRYPVMDVAYHCYPNGCSFDALASKGALFLKVQVGSTPQDQRIVGYIACTHLHAPPEDSAIRCEQLDLLQDWLADFRKSTSSTSTANPEELVVFDVICGDLNFDNCSSDDKLEQQHSLFTRYKDPCRLGPGEEKPWAIGTLLDINGLYDEDVCTPDNLQKVLESEEGRREYLAFPTSKSPGAGQKGRKDLLKGNGRRIDYMLHAEEGLCPDWKAEVEEFSFITQLSGLTDHLPVAMRLMVSAGEEEA, from the exons ATGGTTTTGTACACGACCCCCTTTCCTAACAGCTGTCTGTCTGCCCTCCACGCTGTGTCCTGGGCCCTCATCTTCCCATGTTACTGGCTGGTGGACCGGCTGGTCGCCTCCTTCATACCCACCACCTATGAGAAGCGCCAGAGGGCAGATGACCCTTGCTACCTGCAGCTGTTCTGCACCGTACTCTTCACGCCAGTCTACCTGGCTCTGCTTGTGGCTGCGCTGCCTTTTGCCTTTCTTGGGttcatcttctggtctccactgCAGTCTGCCCGCCGGCCCTACTCCTACTCCCGGCTAGAAGACAAGAGCCCAGCTGGTGGGGCAGCCCTGCTTAGTGAATGGAAGGGCACAGGGGCTGGCAAAAGCTTTTGCTTTGCCACAGCCAATGTCTGCCTCCTCCCTGACTCGCTCGCAAGGCTCAATAATGTTTTCAACACCCAAGCCCGGGCCAAAGAGATTGGGCAGAGAATCCGCAATGGGGCCGCCCGGCCTCAGATCAAAATCTACATTGATTCCCCCACCAACACCTCCATCAGTGCAGCCAGCTTCAGCAGCCTGGTGTCGCCGCAGGGCAGTGATGGGGCCAGAGCTGTTCCTGGGAGCATTAAGAGGACAGCCTCTGTGGAATACAAGGGAGATGGTGGGCGTCACCCCAGCGATGAGGCTGCCAATGGCCCAGCCTCTGGGGAACAGGCTGATGGAAGCCTTGAGGACAGCTGCATTGTGCGAATTGGTGGTGAGGAAGGAGGCCGGGCACAGGAAGCTGATGACCCTGCTCCTGGGAGCCAAGCCAGGAATGGGGCTGGTGGGACCCCAAAGGGCCAGATGCCCAACCACAATCAGCGGGACGGGGATTCTGGGAGCCTGGGCAGCCCCTCCGCCTCCAGGGAGTCCTTGGTGAAGGCACGGGCTGGACAAGACAGTGGTGGCAGCGGAGAGCCAGGCAGTAACAGTAAGCTGCTGTATAAGACCTCTGTGGTGAAGAAGGCAGCAGCCCGCAGGAGGCGCCACCCTGATGAAGCCTTCGACCATGAGGTCTCAGCCTTCTTCCCAGCCAACCTGGACTTCCTGTGCCTGCAGGAGGTGTTTGACAAGCGTGCAGCTGCCAAGTTGAAAGAGCAGCTACATGGCTACTTCGAGTACATCCTGTATGATGTTGGGGTCTATGGCTGCCATGGTTGCTGCAATTTCAAATGTCTCAACAGCGGTCTCTTCTTTGCCAGCCGCTACCCTGTTATGGACGTGGCCTATCACTGTTACCCCAATGGGTGCAGCTTCGATGCCCTGGCCTCTAAGGGAGCTCTGTTTCTCAAG GTGCAGGTGGGAAGCACACCTCAGGACCAAAGAATTGTTGGGTACATCGCCTGTACACACCTGCATGCCCCACCAG AGGACAGTGCCATCCGGTGTGAGCAGCTGGACCTGCTTCAGGACTGGCTGGCTGATTTCCGAAAATCTACCTCCTCGACCAGCACAGCCAACCCCGAGGAGCTGGTGGTGTTTGACGTCATCTGTGGAGATTTGAACTTTGATAACTGCTCTTCTG ATGACAAGCTGGAGCAGCAGCATTCACTGTTTACTCGCTACAAGGACCCCTGCCGCCTGGGGCCTGGGGAGGAAAAGCCTTGGGCCATTG GCACCCTGCTGGACATAAACGGTCTCTATGATGAGGATGTGTGTACCCCAGACAATCTTCAAAA GGTCTTGGAGAGTGAGGAAGGCCGCAGGGAGTATCTGGCCTTTCCCACCAGCAAGAGCCCAGGGGCTGGACAGAAGGGACGGAAAGATCTGTTGAAGGGCAATGGCCGCCGCATCGACTACATGCTGCACGCTGAAGAGGGGCTGTGCCCTGACTGGAaggct GAGGTGGAAGAATTCAGTTTTATCACCCAGCTGTCCGGCCTGACCGACCACCTCCCCGTGGCCATGCGGCTGATGGTGTCTGCAGGGGAAGAGGAGGCGTAG